A stretch of DNA from Nitratireductor thuwali:
GGGTGTCTCCGTCGGCACCCTCGACCCAGGTGGTGAAGTTCAGCACGCCGGCCTCCGAGCCGCCCTTGTAGGCGACGCGCTGCCAGCGCTCGGGCTCGGCCAGGCCAGGATTGATGTGCAGCGGCGGCAGCGACGCCACGGCTTCCATCAAGTCGCAAAGCTCGCGGGCCGAGAAGAATCATTCTATGTCGACCGTGGGCTCCGTGGCCAGCTCTTCCGGCAAGGGCGATGACGCGATCTGTTCCAGAATGTCGCGCCGGCCCTCGGCGCTTGCCTCCGCCCAGGCATCCCGCAGTTCGGCGTTGCCGGCGCCCTTGAGGATGAAGAGCTCCCGCGTCGTGAGGAAGGGCACATTCCGCGCCGCCTCGGCCTCGACCGCCTGCCGGCCCACGAGCCGAATGAGCGCGTCGGTCGCCGTATTGTCGCTGATCGAGATCATCAGTTTGGCGAGCGTGGCGACAGTGAGCGGCGACCCGTCCGGCCAGTCCTGAAGGATGCCGGAGGGCAGCGACTTCCACTCTGGGTCGAGCGATACGACCGTTTGCGGGCCGAGCGAACCCTCCTCATAGGCCCCGGCGAGCGCCTTCAGGATGGCGAGCTTGGCGGCCGACCCCACTGCAAGCGGTTCGCCGGCATTGTGAGCAGCCCGCTCAGCGCCGTTGCTGACGACGAGCACCGCTGTTTGCCCCGGCAGATCGGCAATCGCTTCGACCTGCTCCGAAATCGTCCCCGCCGCCACCGGCTGGAACAGCAGGCCGGCGATGCGGCCCTCCGCGTCGAGCACGATCCGGGTGGGCACCTCTGCCCGTTCGAGCGTCACCGTATAGTTCTGCCCCTGGCCCTCCACCGACTGAAACGGCCCGTGCTGCTCCCGCAGCGCAGATACGATCTCGCTCACACGCTCCGCTGGCACCTGCGCCAGAAAATCCTGCGCGAACCATTCGGGCTCCGCTTCGCCCGTCTTGAACATGCGCTCCAGTAGCGACCGGGCGCTCGTGGCCTCGTCTGCCAAGGCCGACGGCGGGAACAGGATGATTGCCAGGGCGACGGCCACGCCGAAGATGAAGCGCATACGCTGTTCTCCTGCTTATTAGGGTACCGCAAGCATGCAGCAGAATGTGGCGATGTTTGCGCGCTGCCGGAGCATTGCTTTGCTACGCGGCCCTTGCCTGCTCGGCCACCGGTATCCTGACCGAAACGACCGTGCCGACCCCTTGGGTCGAGCGGATCTTGAGCGCGCCGCCATGCAACTCCGTCAGCGAGCGCGAGATCGCAAGGCCGAGGCCGGAGCCCGTGTGGTTCTTTGAGAACTGGTTCTGCACCTGCTCGAACGGGCGGCCCAGTTTCCTGAGCGCCTCGCGCGGAATGCCGCAGCCCGAATCCTCGATGGTCAGGACCACCGCCTTCGAGGTCCGCCGCGCCCGCAGCGTTATGTGCCCGCCTTCGCCGGTGAATTTGACTGCATTGGAAAGGAGGTTGATGACCACCTGCTTGATGGCGCGGCGATCGGCATAAAGCGAAATGGAATCGGGAATCCTCGTGCGGACCTCGATCTGCTTCTTGTCGGCCTGCAGCGCCACCACCCGCACGGTCTCGCGGATGAGCGGGCAAAGGTCGATGCGTTCCCTGTCGACGGAAAACTGGCCTGCTTCGATCTTCGACATGTCGAGGATGTCGTTGATGACGCCCAGCAGATAAGTGCCGCTCGAATAGATGTCGCCGACATATTCGTCGTAGCGATCCGAGCCCAGCGGGCCGAAAAGGCCCTGCTGCATCAGTTCCGAAAAGCCGATGATCGCGTTGAGCGGGGTGCGCAGCTCGTGGGACATGTTGGCGAGGAACTCGGACTTCGCCCTGTTCGCCGCCTCGGCGCGCTCGGTCTCGCGCATATATTTCCGGTTGAGTTCGACCAATTCGCGCGACCGCTCCTGCTCGGCCCGCCGCGCCACGCTCAGATCGTGGATCGTCGCCATCAGGCGCCGCTCGCTGTCGACCAGCTTTTCCTGGTGCTGCTTCAACTGGCTGATGTCCGTGCCGACGGACACCGTGCCGCCATCGCGGGTTTTCAGTTCCGTCACCTGCAGCCAGCGCCCGTTCGCAAGCTGGCGCTCGAAGGTCACGCCCGCGCGCGGATCGGCCGACCCGGCCAAGCGGCGCTCGGAGCGGATCGAGTTCATGCGCGCCTCGATGTCGGCGCGTCGCACGCCCGGCACGATCTCGGCCGGATCGAGCCCGGTATATTGCTGATACTTCGTGTTGCACATGACGAGCCGCTCAGCCGAATCCCAAAGCACGAAGGATTCGGTGATGTTCTCGATCGCAGTGCGCAGCCGCTGGTCCGCAGCTTCCGATTGCTGGACCAGCGTGCGCTGCTCCGTCACGTCGACGGCGATGCCGATGAGGTGGATTTCCTGCGAGTCGGGATCGACGACCTGTGCGCGGGCGCGCATCCACACCCAGTTTCCGCTGGCGTGCCGCATGCGGAAGACCTGGTCGATCTGGTCGGTCTCCCGCGCCACGATGCGGTTGGCCAGTTCGAAAAGATCGCCATCGTCGGGATGGATGATCGCCGCGACGTCGCCGAAGGACAGCATGACGTCCGCCGCCTCATAGCCCAGCATCTCGTACATGGATCGCGACCAGTACATCTTGCCGCGGCCCATGTCCCAGTCCCACAGGCCGCATTTGCCGCGCACCAGCGCCAGATCGATGCGCTGGTGCGCCTCCAGATATATGCGGTCCGCCGCCTGCGCCCGCGCGGCCTGGCTGAAATAGGCGTAGAGGATCGCCATCAGCACGCTGGCCGTCAGAACGAACAGGGTCGCGTTGAGCGACACCGATTTGCGCCACTTGCCGAAGACCGCATCGCGCGAGGCAAGCGCCACTGCCGCGCCGCCGCCTTCCATGACATTGATGGCAGCCAGCCAGTCGGCGCTGCCTATCCGCACGTCCAGCACGCCGGCGCGTTCGCCGAACATGAAGAGCGGCTGCCCTCCGGAGAAAACCGTCTCCAGGTTCCTTCCGTTCAGATCATGCCCGCGCTGCGAGGAGGCGATGACCTTGAACCGGTCGTCGGTCACCGCCAGCACCCAGCCACCGCCTGCCGCCAGGTGCCGGTTTGCGGCATCGATCAGCCGCACGGCCTCGCGCGGCTCCAGGGGGTCGGCGCCCGCGCTCTGCGTGAGCGACATGGACTGCGCCAGGTTCGCAGCGGTGATGGCCAACACGGTCTTGACGTCGCGCTCGATGTCGTCGCGCCAGCTCATCAGCGAGAAGGCCCGCGCCGCCGCGATGATCAGCAGAAAAATGACGATGAGTATGGGGATCGCGCGGCGCAGATAGGGCTCGATGGCAAGAAGCTGTTCGTAGGCCGGCGCGGCGATGATCTTGGCATTGCCGGCGACACCGATGCCGCCTCCCTGCCGCCTGCGCCAGCGCGCAAATATGCCCCCCGTGGGCATGGCCGCCCACGGCTCCGCCTTCGCCATCCGAAGGGCTCCCTCGTGTTGTTTCCCCGATGATTCGCCAAACCGCACCTGCGAATCATCCATAAGGAATCAGAGGTGATTCGCCTTGTCCAGAGCCCAGCGGAAAAGTTGATAAATACTTACCGGCAGGTCAGGCGAGCGTGCGTTCCACGATGTCGCGCAGATCGCGTGAAAGCTCCTTTGCCTGGGAGATGGTGGCGAGGGCCTCGCGCGCGTGCTCCTGGCGCTTTTTCTCCAGCGACCTCCACGACCTGAAGGCGATGGCCAGCCGCGCGGCCAGCTGGGGATTGTCCTTCTCGATCGCCAGCACCGTCTCGGCCAGGAACCGGTATCCCTCGCCGTCGGCGCGGTGGAAGCCGGTCTGGTTGGCGCTGGCGAAGGTGCCTATCAGCGCCCGCACACGATTGGGGTTGGCGAGCGAGAAGGCCTCGTGCGCCATCAGCCCGCGAACCCGCTCCACCGCGTCCGGGCCGGGCGTGGTGGCCTGCACCATGAACCATTTGTCGAGCACAA
This window harbors:
- a CDS encoding PAS domain-containing sensor histidine kinase — protein: MAKAEPWAAMPTGGIFARWRRRQGGGIGVAGNAKIIAAPAYEQLLAIEPYLRRAIPILIVIFLLIIAAARAFSLMSWRDDIERDVKTVLAITAANLAQSMSLTQSAGADPLEPREAVRLIDAANRHLAAGGGWVLAVTDDRFKVIASSQRGHDLNGRNLETVFSGGQPLFMFGERAGVLDVRIGSADWLAAINVMEGGGAAVALASRDAVFGKWRKSVSLNATLFVLTASVLMAILYAYFSQAARAQAADRIYLEAHQRIDLALVRGKCGLWDWDMGRGKMYWSRSMYEMLGYEAADVMLSFGDVAAIIHPDDGDLFELANRIVARETDQIDQVFRMRHASGNWVWMRARAQVVDPDSQEIHLIGIAVDVTEQRTLVQQSEAADQRLRTAIENITESFVLWDSAERLVMCNTKYQQYTGLDPAEIVPGVRRADIEARMNSIRSERRLAGSADPRAGVTFERQLANGRWLQVTELKTRDGGTVSVGTDISQLKQHQEKLVDSERRLMATIHDLSVARRAEQERSRELVELNRKYMRETERAEAANRAKSEFLANMSHELRTPLNAIIGFSELMQQGLFGPLGSDRYDEYVGDIYSSGTYLLGVINDILDMSKIEAGQFSVDRERIDLCPLIRETVRVVALQADKKQIEVRTRIPDSISLYADRRAIKQVVINLLSNAVKFTGEGGHITLRARRTSKAVVLTIEDSGCGIPREALRKLGRPFEQVQNQFSKNHTGSGLGLAISRSLTELHGGALKIRSTQGVGTVVSVRIPVAEQARAA
- a CDS encoding serine hydrolase, whose amino-acid sequence is MRFIFGVAVALAIILFPPSALADEATSARSLLERMFKTGEAEPEWFAQDFLAQVPAERVSEIVSALREQHGPFQSVEGQGQNYTVTLERAEVPTRIVLDAEGRIAGLLFQPVAAGTISEQVEAIADLPGQTAVLVVSNGAERAAHNAGEPLAVGSAAKLAILKALAGAYEEGSLGPQTVVSLDPEWKSLPSGILQDWPDGSPLTVATLAKLMISISDNTATDALIRLVGRQAVEAEAARNVPFLTTRELFILKGAGNAELRDAWAEASAEGRRDILEQIASSPLPEELATEPTVDIE